In Macrotis lagotis isolate mMagLag1 chromosome 8, bilby.v1.9.chrom.fasta, whole genome shotgun sequence, a single genomic region encodes these proteins:
- the COPG1 gene encoding coatomer subunit gamma-1 isoform X2: MLKKFDKKDEESGGGSNPFQHLEKSAVLQEARVFNETPINPRKCAHILTKILYLINQGEHLGTTEATEAFFAMTKLFQSNDPTLRRMCYLTIKEMSNIAEDVIIVTSSLTKDMTGKDDNYRGPAVRALCQITDSTMLQAIERYMKQAIVDKVPSVSSSALVSSLHLLKSSFDVVKRWVNEAQEAASSDNIMVQYHALGLLYHVRKNDRLAVNKMISKFTRHGLKSPFAYCMMIRVASKQLEEEDGSRDSPLFDFIESCLRNKHEMVVYEAASAIVNLPGCSAKELAPAVSVLQLFCSSPKAALRYAAVRTLNKVAMKHPSAVTACNLDLENLVTDSNRSIATLAITTLLKTGSESSIDRLMKQISSFMSEISDEFKVVVVQAISALCQKYPRKHAVLMNFLFTMLREEGGFEYKRAIVDCIISIIEENSESKETGLSHLCEFIEDCEFTVLATRILHLLGQEGPKTNNPSKYIRFIYNRVVLEHEEVRAGAVSALAKFGAQNEEMLPSILVLLKRCVMDDDNEVRDRATFYLNVLEQKQKALNAGYILNGLTVSIPGLERALQQYTLEPSEKPFDLKSVPLATTTITEQRPESTPITAVKQPEKVAATRQEIFQEQLAAVPEFRGLGPLFKSAPESVALTESETEYVVRCTKHTFLNHLVFQFDCTNTLNDQVLENVTVQMEPTEAYDILCYVPAKSLAYNQPGTCYTLVALPEGDPTAVACTFSCMMKFTVKDCDPTTGETDDEGYEDEYVLEDLEVTLADHILRVLKPNFGAAWDEVGEEFEKEETFTLSTIKTLEEAVGNIVKFLGMQPCERSDKVPENKNAHTLFLAGVFRGGHDILVRSRLVLTDTVTMQVTARSTEELPVDIILASVG; the protein is encoded by the exons GCTCGGGTATTTAACGAGACTCCCATCAACCCTCGGAAATGTGCCCACATCCTCACCAAGATTCTCTATCTCATAAACCAG GGGGAACACCTGGGGACAACTGAAGCAACAGAGGCCTTCTTTGCCATGACTAAGCTTTTTCAGTCCAATGAT CCCACTCTCCGAAGGATGTGCTACTTGACAATCAAAGAGATGTCCAACATTGCTGAGGACGTCATCATAGTCACCAGCAG TTTGACCAAAGATATGACTGGAAAGGATGATAACTATCGAGGCCCAGCTGTTCGAGCCCTCTGCCAAATCACTGAT AGCACCATGTTGCAGGCTATTGAACGCTACATGAAGCAGGCCATTGTGGACAAAGTGCCCAGCGTCTCCAGCTCTGCTTTGGTGTCCTCCTTG CATCTGCTGAAAAGCAGCTTTGATGTGGTAAAGCGATGGGTGAATGAAGCTCAGGAAGCAGCTTCTAGTGATAACATCATGGTCCAG TACCATGCTCTGGGTCTCCTCTATCACGTGCGTAAAAATGACCGCCTGGCTGTCAACAAGATGATCAGTAAGTTCACCCGGCATGGCCTCAAATCACCCTTTGCTTATTGTATGATGATCCGTGTAGCCAGCAAGCAGCTAGAGGAAGAGGATGGCAG TCGAGACAGTCCTTTATTTGACTTCATTGAGAGCTGCTTGCGCAATAAACATGAGATGGTAGTGTATGAAGCTGCCTCTGCCATCGTTAACCTTCCTGGTTGCAGTGCTAAGGAGCTGGCTCCTGCTGTGTCAG TGCTCCAGCTCTTCTGCAGCTCCCCAAAGGCTGCACTGCGATATGCTGCTGTTCGAACCCTCAACAAG GTTGCCATGAAACACCCATCAGCTGTGACTGCCTGCAACCTGGACTTGGAGAACCTAGTAACAGACTCCAACCGCAGTATTGCCACCCTGGCCATCACCACACTGCTCAAGACGGGCAGTGAGAGCAGCATTGACCGCCTCATGAAGCAGATCTCCTCCTTTATGTCTGAAATCTCAGATGAATTCAAG GTTGTGGTTGTCCAGGCCATCAGTGCCCTATGTCAGAAGTATCCTCGAAAACATGCAGTCCTTATGAACTTCCTCTTTACTATGCTTCGAGAAGAG GGTGGCTTTGAGTATAAACGGGCCATTGTGGATTGCATCATTAGCATCATCGAAGAGAACTCAGAGAGCAAAGAAACAGGACTGTCACACCTATGTGAATTTATTGAGGACTGTGAGTTCACGGTACTGGCTACGCGAATCCTTCACCTCCTGGGCCAAGAAGGACCAAAGACTAATAATCCCTCCAAGTACATTCGATTCATCTATAACCGTGTGGTCTTAGAACACGAGGAGGTCCGGGCAG GTGCTGTTAGTGCTTTGGCCAAATTTGGAGCCCAGAATGAAGAAATGCTACCCAGCATCTTGGTGTTGCTAAAGAG GTGTGTGatggatgatgataatgaagtgAGGGATCGAGCCACCTTCTATCTCAATGTTCTGGAACAGAAGCAAAAGGCACTCAATGCTGGCTACATTCTAAATg gTTTAACAGTGTCCATCCCTGGCCTGGAGAGGGCACTGCAACAGTATACTCTAGAACCTTCAGAAAAACCTTTTGACCTGAAGTCAGTTCCATTGGCTACTACTACCATTACAGAACAGAGACCAG AGAGCACTCCCATCACAGCCGTCAAACAGCCCGAGAAGGTCGCAGCCACAAGACAAGAGATATTCCAAG AACAATTGGCAGCTGTACCAGAGTTCCGTGGGCTGGGCCCCCTCTTCAAGTCTGCCCCGGAGTCTGTGGCTCTCACCGAATCTGAGACAGAATATGTTGTTCGCTGTACAAAACACACGTTTCTCAACCATTTGGTGTTCCAG TTTGATTGCACAAACACCCTCAATGACCAGGTCTTAGAGAATGTCACAGTGCAGATGGAACCCACAGAAGCCTATGACATTCTCTGCTACGTCCCTGCCAAAAGCCTGGCCTACAACCAGCCAGGGACCTGCTATACACTTGTGGCATTGCCAGAAGGAGACCCAACAGCTG TGGCCTGCACTTTCAGCTGCATGATGAAGTTCACTGTCAAGGACTGTGATCCCACCACAGGAGAGACTGATGATGAAGGCTACGAAGATGAGTATGTG CTAGAAGACCTCGAGGTAACATTGGCAGATCATATACTCAGGGTTCTGAAGCCAAACTTTGGGGCAGCCTGGGATGAGGTGGGAGAagaatttgagaaagaagaaacctTCACTTTATCGACCATCAAAACACTTGAAG AGGCCGTGGGTAATATTGTGAAGTTCTTGGGGATGCAGCCCTGTGAGAGGTCAGACAAAGTACCTGAGAATAAGAACGCTCACACATTGTTCCTTGCTG
- the COPG1 gene encoding coatomer subunit gamma-1 isoform X1, translated as MGKLEAQKVTLRTHSGGSNPFQHLEKSAVLQEARVFNETPINPRKCAHILTKILYLINQGEHLGTTEATEAFFAMTKLFQSNDPTLRRMCYLTIKEMSNIAEDVIIVTSSLTKDMTGKDDNYRGPAVRALCQITDSTMLQAIERYMKQAIVDKVPSVSSSALVSSLHLLKSSFDVVKRWVNEAQEAASSDNIMVQYHALGLLYHVRKNDRLAVNKMISKFTRHGLKSPFAYCMMIRVASKQLEEEDGSRDSPLFDFIESCLRNKHEMVVYEAASAIVNLPGCSAKELAPAVSVLQLFCSSPKAALRYAAVRTLNKVAMKHPSAVTACNLDLENLVTDSNRSIATLAITTLLKTGSESSIDRLMKQISSFMSEISDEFKVVVVQAISALCQKYPRKHAVLMNFLFTMLREEGGFEYKRAIVDCIISIIEENSESKETGLSHLCEFIEDCEFTVLATRILHLLGQEGPKTNNPSKYIRFIYNRVVLEHEEVRAGAVSALAKFGAQNEEMLPSILVLLKRCVMDDDNEVRDRATFYLNVLEQKQKALNAGYILNGLTVSIPGLERALQQYTLEPSEKPFDLKSVPLATTTITEQRPESTPITAVKQPEKVAATRQEIFQEQLAAVPEFRGLGPLFKSAPESVALTESETEYVVRCTKHTFLNHLVFQFDCTNTLNDQVLENVTVQMEPTEAYDILCYVPAKSLAYNQPGTCYTLVALPEGDPTAVACTFSCMMKFTVKDCDPTTGETDDEGYEDEYVLEDLEVTLADHILRVLKPNFGAAWDEVGEEFEKEETFTLSTIKTLEEAVGNIVKFLGMQPCERSDKVPENKNAHTLFLAGVFRGGHDILVRSRLVLTDTVTMQVTARSTEELPVDIILASVG; from the exons GCTCGGGTATTTAACGAGACTCCCATCAACCCTCGGAAATGTGCCCACATCCTCACCAAGATTCTCTATCTCATAAACCAG GGGGAACACCTGGGGACAACTGAAGCAACAGAGGCCTTCTTTGCCATGACTAAGCTTTTTCAGTCCAATGAT CCCACTCTCCGAAGGATGTGCTACTTGACAATCAAAGAGATGTCCAACATTGCTGAGGACGTCATCATAGTCACCAGCAG TTTGACCAAAGATATGACTGGAAAGGATGATAACTATCGAGGCCCAGCTGTTCGAGCCCTCTGCCAAATCACTGAT AGCACCATGTTGCAGGCTATTGAACGCTACATGAAGCAGGCCATTGTGGACAAAGTGCCCAGCGTCTCCAGCTCTGCTTTGGTGTCCTCCTTG CATCTGCTGAAAAGCAGCTTTGATGTGGTAAAGCGATGGGTGAATGAAGCTCAGGAAGCAGCTTCTAGTGATAACATCATGGTCCAG TACCATGCTCTGGGTCTCCTCTATCACGTGCGTAAAAATGACCGCCTGGCTGTCAACAAGATGATCAGTAAGTTCACCCGGCATGGCCTCAAATCACCCTTTGCTTATTGTATGATGATCCGTGTAGCCAGCAAGCAGCTAGAGGAAGAGGATGGCAG TCGAGACAGTCCTTTATTTGACTTCATTGAGAGCTGCTTGCGCAATAAACATGAGATGGTAGTGTATGAAGCTGCCTCTGCCATCGTTAACCTTCCTGGTTGCAGTGCTAAGGAGCTGGCTCCTGCTGTGTCAG TGCTCCAGCTCTTCTGCAGCTCCCCAAAGGCTGCACTGCGATATGCTGCTGTTCGAACCCTCAACAAG GTTGCCATGAAACACCCATCAGCTGTGACTGCCTGCAACCTGGACTTGGAGAACCTAGTAACAGACTCCAACCGCAGTATTGCCACCCTGGCCATCACCACACTGCTCAAGACGGGCAGTGAGAGCAGCATTGACCGCCTCATGAAGCAGATCTCCTCCTTTATGTCTGAAATCTCAGATGAATTCAAG GTTGTGGTTGTCCAGGCCATCAGTGCCCTATGTCAGAAGTATCCTCGAAAACATGCAGTCCTTATGAACTTCCTCTTTACTATGCTTCGAGAAGAG GGTGGCTTTGAGTATAAACGGGCCATTGTGGATTGCATCATTAGCATCATCGAAGAGAACTCAGAGAGCAAAGAAACAGGACTGTCACACCTATGTGAATTTATTGAGGACTGTGAGTTCACGGTACTGGCTACGCGAATCCTTCACCTCCTGGGCCAAGAAGGACCAAAGACTAATAATCCCTCCAAGTACATTCGATTCATCTATAACCGTGTGGTCTTAGAACACGAGGAGGTCCGGGCAG GTGCTGTTAGTGCTTTGGCCAAATTTGGAGCCCAGAATGAAGAAATGCTACCCAGCATCTTGGTGTTGCTAAAGAG GTGTGTGatggatgatgataatgaagtgAGGGATCGAGCCACCTTCTATCTCAATGTTCTGGAACAGAAGCAAAAGGCACTCAATGCTGGCTACATTCTAAATg gTTTAACAGTGTCCATCCCTGGCCTGGAGAGGGCACTGCAACAGTATACTCTAGAACCTTCAGAAAAACCTTTTGACCTGAAGTCAGTTCCATTGGCTACTACTACCATTACAGAACAGAGACCAG AGAGCACTCCCATCACAGCCGTCAAACAGCCCGAGAAGGTCGCAGCCACAAGACAAGAGATATTCCAAG AACAATTGGCAGCTGTACCAGAGTTCCGTGGGCTGGGCCCCCTCTTCAAGTCTGCCCCGGAGTCTGTGGCTCTCACCGAATCTGAGACAGAATATGTTGTTCGCTGTACAAAACACACGTTTCTCAACCATTTGGTGTTCCAG TTTGATTGCACAAACACCCTCAATGACCAGGTCTTAGAGAATGTCACAGTGCAGATGGAACCCACAGAAGCCTATGACATTCTCTGCTACGTCCCTGCCAAAAGCCTGGCCTACAACCAGCCAGGGACCTGCTATACACTTGTGGCATTGCCAGAAGGAGACCCAACAGCTG TGGCCTGCACTTTCAGCTGCATGATGAAGTTCACTGTCAAGGACTGTGATCCCACCACAGGAGAGACTGATGATGAAGGCTACGAAGATGAGTATGTG CTAGAAGACCTCGAGGTAACATTGGCAGATCATATACTCAGGGTTCTGAAGCCAAACTTTGGGGCAGCCTGGGATGAGGTGGGAGAagaatttgagaaagaagaaacctTCACTTTATCGACCATCAAAACACTTGAAG AGGCCGTGGGTAATATTGTGAAGTTCTTGGGGATGCAGCCCTGTGAGAGGTCAGACAAAGTACCTGAGAATAAGAACGCTCACACATTGTTCCTTGCTG